The window GATATGTTGGTCTGCGTGTTATTGAACTACTCCAATCTATTTCATTAATTCCATATGGCGCTCTATCTTTTTTAATCAGTTGAAAGAAAATGATCTTCCTATATTTATAAAACTTTTCCATACTcctatagccacacaaatgtttaAGATCATAATATGTACTATAGTTATCATTTCATTCTTAAATTTTGTGCTCAGTCAAACTTTCAAGGATTAAAACGGGAGTACTTACTTTGGTTCCTCTCTTGGGTCCAATCGGAGGTGGCTTGGCAGCTTTGGCAGGAGGAGCTTCACCTTCAGCGGTGGCGGTAGCAGCTGGCGGCGCAGCCTCTTCCGCGGCCCTAACAACGAGCCTCGGGAAGTTGGTGGTGGTGTTGTTCTTGGAGGAGGAGAAGAATAACATAGAGGTGCGAGGAGCAGTGTTAGAGGTAGCAATATTGGGTGTGGCCACCATAAAACCAGATGCAGCAGAAGCCATGCTGCTACTTGCCATGTCTTAATTTGTCTCTGCTGCAAACAAATGATGAAGCAGAAAAATTAATGTATTGGGGCAAAAACACAAGTCGGATTTGAGAGGCTACTAAAGATCAACTTAGCTACCACACGCCATTACTTCATCCACTTACGCAATGCCACATGTTACCATATCCCATTCTTGTGGATAATGTTAGTACCACTTTTAGGTCTTCTTTCTCTCCATTTTTCCTCTCATATTTTTCAATATAAAAATCGCTTTTTATGTATTATTGATAGTATAATATTAATATATGTGCTAACTTATTGTAAAAGAAAATTACCTATTACAATATCAAAAATGAATAATCAATGATATTTACTTCTTTTAGTTGGAAAACTAATTATATGCATTAATATCTCGTATTATATGGCAAACTAGTAATGAAGCATTGAGTGATGCATCTTTAACACATTTATTTATTCTCAATTAATGTGTTCAATTCCCTTTTAGATTGTTTCGAAACAGTGAAATGGATGTTCACTTCTATTATTGAATTACAGGATACTGTAAGTAGATGCTTTTTAAgaaaccgatttttaggtttctttttaagaaaccataggtttttatataaatatataaccgcaccgataattagaataaaccaaaaaaatatcgaaccgtaccgaataaattttacatgtagaaaatatatttatttagtaagtttaaaaataataatgcattaaattttctttgagccttggaattatgaaaactattacaagccaacaagtaattaaactcaaaatactaattcctaaaacctattatgctacttctacttaaactaagttatttcaagtatctttattagcaagacacaaagtattctagcgattatgagtagcaaactacaatgtattgaatatgtttcctttcatataatttagatttatctttttgaatatttaatcttctatagactttattcttgagtcccagcttggtatatctttcaactcgtgtgattaatattttttttttgcctttgttACGCtattgtagaatagttgatggatctatactttAGCCACCTTTTTTTTAacaccctttaaacagtaaaaatgtctagagagttttgctaagtcctataaaagaatgTATATTATTGCAATTCTAtttctactggtgaattttacatgatattaaaaaaaaaatactgaaaattaaccgaaccgtaccgataccgacaTGATTGGGGcagtttcgaaaagtctaattttggttatacataatagaataaccgaaaaattggtatggtacaacttttataaaataaccggccgaaccgaaccattgacacccctaagtgttcaatgaaatgcaagctaGCGAAAGTGTATTCTCAAAACCAAAGGCACTAATTGCTACATATGCCTACAAACTAATACCACATTTGGCTATTGTTTATCCTGCAGCcaccaaaatattttaaatttccaGATAGGGAAACACATCCTCAACTGATCAATGTTGCAACTGTTGTATATGTTGAAGGATAGGAATCTTCACGTCCGTGAGTTAATATATACTATGCATACTACTTCTTTGACTACCTATTTCCCATTTATGAAAATATCTTACTTTGGAGGGAGCCAAATCATGCGTCGGGATTTGGATCTTGCAATTCGTATTGTGGATTATGAGCTTTTCATGAGTCCAGAAAAGTTTCAAGACCTTTATTGAGGTAATTGCATTTATTTTCTGCAAATTTTGAGTGAAAATTGTATAAATATGAGGAAAAAGACAAATGCTTTAGAGTTTTTAGTCAAAATTGTCCCTTAGGTCTAACTTAGTCCTTTATATATTACCGTGAGCACTTATCATCCTCTAACTTTGCTAAAATTTGAGCAATTTTGTAACACACTCCAAATGCTACAACAGTTAACAGAGTTTCTATTGTAAACTGAGAACAAAATTCCAATAGAACTTAGGAAGACTCAGATGCATAAGAGGAATAAGAAGGAGATGGGAAACAGACTCTGACAGAGGAAATGAGGATGAGAGAAAACACATACGATACTGAATACAAAATAAGCCTACCTCCACTACTATTCTGCTACTAATAACAACAAGGACATTCTCTTGGCTATCACTAATCTCTTGACACCTGTCCTTCGAGATTCTACACAAAGTCCTTCAGCAAAGTATTGGGCTTTTTGATTCGCAGACTCTTTCTCAATTTTGCCTTAGGCCCAATATTTTCATCCAGTGCATTAGCTTCCCCAAACTTAGGCCCAACATCTACTTGGTTACTCACAACAAATTTTAGTCTAGCTAACAAAAAAACCAAACACAGAGCAGTAAACTAACAGAAAATACATAGGCTTTTCATAAAGGAACCCAATTTCCTCTGTACAAGAGTAAAGCAATGTTCTAGTAGAAACTCCACTTTGACTAATATTTAAGGATTATATCTAAGTAGATTTTTCAAGCCATCGAAGCTATAGTTGCCTCTTCCGTTTCTTGATGATATACATGCCTTTAGCAGCAAAGACTCTAACTTTGCCTTGTATTCTTTACTTCTTCTTACTTGTTTATATGTAAAGAGAACATGATATATAAAGTTACTTGGCTTAGAGGCACATAGAGAAAACATTTCTTGAAGATAATTGGAGTCTCTTCCCTGAGCAAATGGAAGAATAAGTGGCAATTTTATcttggtaatttttctttttgtatcttCGGGATTTAACTAAACCACATAACAAGTAGCATTCAAGAATGTTTCTCTTCTATGCTTGAATCTGTAATTTCCGCCAATTGATTAGTCTCTCTTATAATATTTTAAGGGAAAAGTGTTAGATTCTAGCTAACGTGGAAGAttgagaaatgaagaagaagagaaattcaATATGTATTGTCTCATAGAGAGGGTCATTCAATATAAAGTCTTATAGTGCTCATGAGCACTAACTAACTGACATCACATAGCCAGTTGTCCACTAACTACTTTAACTAATTTTTGAACTACCTCAAAGACCCCCTATACTTCTATTATGTACACTTTAATACCCTATATCCCAagactccccctcaagctggagagTGGAAAGCATTGAACATTCCTAgattggaaagaagaaaagagtgccGAGCAACACCAAGTTCTTTTGTCATAAGATCAGCCAAGTGATGTTTTGTTGAAATATAATGAGGTGCGAGcagtccattttttatttttctcccgAACAAAATGATAATCTATCTCGATCTATTTTGTTCTCTCATGAAAAATAAGATTTGCTGCAATTTGAAGAGCAAATTTGCTATTACAATAAAAGTCAACTGGTTGGTGCACTACAATattcaattcctgcaataatcCAACAAGCCAAGTAATCTTAGTTGCTACTGCTGCAAGACGTTTATATTCAGCTTCAGCTGAGCTACAACTCACTGTCTGCTGCTTTTTGGACTTCCAATATAATAAGGAATCCCCCAGCTTCATAATATATCCAGTGATCGACCTATGTGTTTTTGGGCATGCTGCCCAATCAGAATCACAAAAGGCAGAGAGATGAGAGATAGGGCCCCTTTTGGGAAAGATACCTAAACCAGGTGAGCCTTTGATATATCTGACCACTCTAAGTGCAGCATCTAAGTGAGATTGTTTAGGATGTTGCATGAACTAACTTAACACTTACACACCAAAGCAAATATCAGGTCGTGTGATGGTCAAATATAGCAACTTACCTACTAGCCTTTGGTAACTTGCTATATCCTGTaattcttcattttcatttttcctaCATGTTTGTCATACT is drawn from Nicotiana tabacum cultivar K326 chromosome 22, ASM71507v2, whole genome shotgun sequence and contains these coding sequences:
- the LOC107815412 gene encoding photosystem I reaction center subunit IV B, chloroplastic; protein product: MASSSMASAASGFMVATPNIATSNTAPRTSMLFFSSSKNNTTTNFPRLVVRAAEEAAPPAATATAEGEAPPAKAAKPPPIGPKRGTKVRVLRKESYWYKGVGSVVAVDQDPNTRYPVVVRFNKVNYANVSTNNYALDEVEEVK